Within Oreochromis niloticus isolate F11D_XX linkage group LG2, O_niloticus_UMD_NMBU, whole genome shotgun sequence, the genomic segment TTCCTATTTTGGGCGGAGGGCTGAAAAATGCATCCAATGCAGAAATGCCTAAAACTAATTTTGCTAATGGCCATTTGAGGATGGCTTcaaaagtttgaaaaaaaaaaaaagtccacatGCTTACAGTGAGGATGACTAGATCCATGTTTTATATGCAGTGTGTGAATCATGTTCTTCATATTTAACAGCAGCAGCATGGAAAGCATGCTGGTTGCGACAGCACTTTCCCCTTTTAAGCAACAGAGACTAACACTGGCGCTTTTCTCtgataataacataaaacaaaataatcccACTCAAAGAGATGGTTACACTTACTGATGACTGATTAACCAAATGGATTTGATGCCGTTTCCTCTTAAATATGTACTTAGATTTCCCAACACTGCagagagtcctgtgaaaactttctttttcactacTGAGGCTTGTAAAGTTAAAATAAGTTGGAGAGttgggtttatttttattttatttttttttaactgaagatAAAAGATTCATTTtgattaaatgtttttcattttgtgtcaGACCATAAATGTCGTGCAGAACATTAGACAGCTCTAATTAATCCTGACCAATCAAAAGCTTCAAGTattacaaaaacagacaaataaaaaactacatttttgtCACTTCCGGataaatattgtagacatcATTACAAGATAAAATTTCAAAAACatattgttttaaattaaagatgttcaaatgtaaataaaggaGAACATAAACAAACTGGCATGCACTCAGCTGAAggaactgaactgaaacaaaATCATCTGAAATAATGAAATGTTTAAAGAAAGGCCGCTCGGCACTGTTCAGCACGGGAAATGGGATGTCTACAGCTGTGCGCTATGCAAGCATGGCACTGCTTCAGATGCTCCTGTTACTGGCTCTGTGGAAACATGCTTCAAGCACAGTTTGACTATTTAAAGTCCGACAAAGAAGCAACAACTGCAAACTCTCACTGCACTCTCTCTCAACAGTTTTCTGGTCTTTTGAGACAAAAACATTTAGTGACATTGTGACACTGTGGCTCCAGTTTTCGTTAAAATGATCTATTTACTTGGTCTTTTTATAAAAGAATCTCACGCTATTGGCGGACTTTGCACGTGTGCTGTCCGGCCGCTCCTGCTGCAGTCTGTGCGGACTACTTCAACTTCTCCATATCACGCGGCTCTGTCTGTTTCCCAGCCACATGATTGGCTCGGCTCAGTGCTGTTCTTATTGTCATTGGCCTATCGTGCTGTCTGTCAAAACATTGACGAAAGATTTTATCGACATTATATTCATCACGTCTCATATTTCTATGAAGGAAAAGTCATTTCACTGTAGTTATCTTTATCGTTTTAgagatttgtattgttttttcgCAAAACCCCTCCTCGCATAAATATTTTCCAGTTGccatttggatttttttattgGTTTGCTTTTGACAAACAGGAAATCTCACAGATATCCAAACCAACCAACAGGCACAGGATTAGCTTCACACCCAAACCCTGCATGGAAGTTACTTACCTCTGAGGCACTGCAGCACTCAACGCTTCAGCTCActgttattaaaaacaaaatcactggGATACTTTTCTGTTTAATTGTGATCATTTTAATATCAAAGGACAATACCATGTTGAGCTGAGGACTCAGTACATCCACGGATTTTATGGAAACTGTTAACCACctcaataaataaaagaaatgaaaacgaTCACAGCTGGAGTTACATGGTACTGACAATAGATCAAGCCATTCTCAAGTCTTAAATAAACATTCAATATTTTTACagactttagaaaaaaaaaacaatgagatCAACTATTTGTCTATTACGGTGTTTAAAACAGCATTCAGAGCTAGAACATAGATTTATGTACAGTTCTGCAAGATATTAACATtctatcaaaataaaattaaagccTTTAAACGCTGGTAGTAAAAAAGGGGGAGGAGCTGAACGCTGTGCTGCAGTTCATACTGGGACGTTTCAGTCagggtttctgtgtgtgtttgtgtgtgtatctaCAGGTGTGAGAGTGTATCTACAGGTGTGTGCTGTAGAACGCAGGTGCAGCATAACTCTGTGTCCCCAGCATGAAGGGAGACAGGACGTGGCTGGCGGTGAGGAAAGGCAGCTGGACAAGGCTCCCAGCAGGGGGGTGATGGTGGCTGGCGTAGCCTGTGTGCATGGCCAGATGCCCACTGACTGGAGGGGATTGGCTCAGAGGGCTGAGGCTTCCCAAGCCTCCTCCCGCTCCTCCCCCTGTGCCTCCCGTGCCTCCCGCTCCTCCCGTGCCGGTGGGGGCCGAGGTGTCAGCTCCAGGGTTCTGTTTCTTCCATTTGGTTCGCCGGTTCTGGAACCAGATCTTAACTTGGGTCTCGGTGAGGGAGAGGGACAGGGCCAGGTTGAGGCGCTCGCACACTGACAGGTAGCGTGTGGACTTGAACTTGTTCTCCAGTGCCACCAGTTGCTCGTAGGTGAAGGCAGTCCGGGCTCTGCGGGGCTTCCCTGACTTGGAGTCTGAGCCAGAGCGTTTCCTCTTGGGCTTGGCCCCTTGGCCCCCATTGGTTTGGGGACTGGTGATCTGGCTTGTGGGGCCTCCGTTAGGGGTCTTTGTGTCTCTGCTGGGATCCTGGTGGCTGTGCTGGCCTAGTTCTCTGTCTCCATTACTGGGAAGAGCCGAGCTGCTCTCCTCACTGCTGTAGGGCCCGTCTGCAGCCTCTGAGTCCGGGGTCCCAGATCTGTGGAAGTCCTCCTCATCCGGACTTCTGTATATAAAGCCCTCCTCTAGAAGAACGGACACAACAAAGAGTTCAGCCACGTGTAACATCCAACAAGTTCTCCATCCTATATGGTTACACAGGTGGTTTGTCTCTACAACCCACCTTAGCTTAATGAAgtggtttgttcagattaaGCCATACCAAGCTCATGTTTAGGCTTATGTAAGTAGTTCACTACCTGGATCACTACCAGTACCTTAAGATATTTAGGCATGGTTTAACCATGGTTCTGCACTGCTAGCAAGTTAAGCTAGTTAAACTAGATTTGGTACCAAATGTCACAGCTACAAAAACAGAGACACCAAAATATTGCGACGAAGAGGGAGCACAGTGCATTGTGTAATTCAAATTATTAGCTTCTGACAAGCATGCATATGAACAGGTTAGCTCACAATATACAGACTTCATAAAATGACTAgagcttttttatttatttttttctgtaatatcCAACTGAAGTCTTATTTCATCAGTTAcaatcagaattttttttttcaaagggtATAAATATAGATACCCTTAAACATCTTCACTGCAAAGAAttgatcagaatcagaatcagaaagggttttattgccaaatgttgagcaggtttacaacattaggaaattcctgcggtacttagtgcaaacatactgtcatataacgcttaaataaacataaaaataaaaattaaaagtgctaagtagatagatatatacatgagtgcaggtggtgatcagtgcaAACATGGAATGATTGGCACTGATGGCACTTATGGCTTCAAATAAATACTTTTAGGTTCAGCTTCTTGGTTGCAGTAATAAATTGGTAGTATGGATTATGAAATGGTTACAGCTAGAAGAAACAATGTTGACCATAAAGCAAACAGTGGTCTTCTAAGTACTAAATTTTACTGGCCCATCTATTTACCCCTATCTCCTCATAATTACCGTTGCCACGGGAGGCCAGTTAATCAAAAAATGTAGCTAAGGATTGTAATTAGCTTAATTGTCTGCTATATGGAAAAACAGTCTCTTCCCAGCATAATCAGTGAGTGTTGAACTGTGGTCCTAATTTTGGCCACTGTATGCTTCCTTCAGAAACTTGCAGTTGAATTTAAAAATATCTTGAACGAATAAACATGTCAAGTTTCCAAAGACAGAGCAGCCATGAGCCTAACCTGAGTAAACTGCTAAAGAGCCAGAGGGCAAGAATGAGCTGCTGATACTGAGCTGCCAACTCTCTGCTCTCCATTAGTATTAATCACTGTGTCATCTGGTATCCATCATCATTTTTTGCTATGCGCTCCACTTTCTGGAGTTTACTCATCACATGATTACTGCATCATAAGTCTGTGGTGTCTTACTTCATTTGTGGCTAAATGAGTGAGGGCAATATttggaaataaaatgataaaatcgACAGAAATAAGAAGGCAATTAGATCAAGAAGGTTCTGAAAACAGTATCGTCAGACGAAACGAAAAGGTATGAAATGACCATACACTGGTCACCATACTTTattgtacactgtaaaatatactaGATGATTATCAGGTAAAAGAAATTGTGTTTGGATACTAATAGTGTGCTAAAATAAGAATGGAGCATTGGATTATGGTGGATTTTAAGGTACCACAGATCAGCAGAAAAAAGCTAATAGGCATTGTTGGAATGTCACTGATCCCTACCTCTTAAATGTCCAATTAAATCATTTAGCTGCAAATCGACTGCTTTTACATCAGCCCTTCAGAGGAGCACATGGTGCTTTAGTCTTTAATGAAACCGTAACTCTTTCTGAGTTGGTATCATCCAAACATTTAGAGGCTGCTGTTGGAGTCATACTAAAAAATTAAGCATTTACATGTGCAATACAAAATGCCAGGTTACTCTGCACTCAGTAGTGCAATAATATGTTAGGGACAAAAACGATCTGGACGTTCAGGCTAAGCTTTCATACAGTATTTGCATTGCATGAAAACACCGAGCACAGTTCACATCGACGTGTACAGCACACATGTGCTTACAGCCCTGCAAATGCTCTTATTGCTAATGTTAGAAAAATACTGTGTGTGCTTTTTTCATGTAATTGGTTTGGATATTTTTGGCCCAATTATGCTGTTCCTTTTGTCCTTA encodes:
- the nkx1.2lb gene encoding NK1 transcription factor-related protein 1; amino-acid sequence: MNRDRADGVQTVISRERAAAGPVTDAVPPVMSRDRALPAPSGGDGVQTVVSPDSVDLLDGAAAGEKRLFSSAAAGGRDAQATENHSEPPPTNPVLAPPQQGPIGHRTTSFSVLDILDPNKFTSSRRHQLQQQHVSHRGELEQSVYGAENRRGGVGEREPSLEASKGYGADEYQSKEGFIYRSPDEEDFHRSGTPDSEAADGPYSSEESSSALPSNGDRELGQHSHQDPSRDTKTPNGGPTSQITSPQTNGGQGAKPKRKRSGSDSKSGKPRRARTAFTYEQLVALENKFKSTRYLSVCERLNLALSLSLTETQVKIWFQNRRTKWKKQNPGADTSAPTGTGGAGGTGGTGGGAGGGLGSLSPLSQSPPVSGHLAMHTGYASHHHPPAGSLVQLPFLTASHVLSPFMLGTQSYAAPAFYSTHL